The following proteins come from a genomic window of Anas platyrhynchos isolate ZD024472 breed Pekin duck chromosome 12, IASCAAS_PekinDuck_T2T, whole genome shotgun sequence:
- the RRAD gene encoding GTP-binding protein RAD, with amino-acid sequence MTLNRGAKLRSLEKRRGSMPFAAHQHLHRRSMPVDERDLRAALPHDELSGLVRCTSYSPGEAHRESWASDSSDSVISSGSDSDGRLYKVILLGEHGVGKTSLARIFGGVEDCAEAEEAGNTYDRSIVVDGEEASLVVFDIWEQDDSQWLQNHCMKMGDAYIIVYSVTDKVSFEKASELRIQLRRARQTEDIPIILVGNKSDLVRSREVSVDEGRACAVVFDCKFIETSAALHHNVKDLFEGIVRQIRLRKDSKEDNARRMANTKRRESIGKKAKRFLGRIVAKNNKKMAFKAKSKSCHDLSVL; translated from the exons ATGACCCTGAACCGCGGCGCCAAGCTCCGCTCGCTGGAGAAGCGGCGCGGCAGCATGCCCTTCGCGGCGCACCAGCACCTGCACCGGCGCAGCATGCCGGTGGACGAGCGGGACCTGCGGGCCGCCCTGCCGCACGACGAGCTGTCCGGCCTGGTGCGCTGCACCTCCTACAGCCCCGGCGAGGCGCACCGGGAGAGCTGGGCCTCCGACTCCTCCGACTCCGTCATCTCGTCGGGCAGCGACTCGGACGGGCGGCTCTACAAGGTGATCCTGCTGGGCGAGCACGGCGTCGGCAAGACCAGCCTGGCCCGCATCTTCGGCGGCGTCGAGGACTGCGCGGAGGCGGAGGAGGCCG GCAACACGTACGACAGATCGATCGTGGTCGACGGGGAAGAGGCGTCTCTGGTCGTGTTCGATATCTGGGAGCAG GATGACAGTCAATGGCTTCAGAACCACTGTATGAAAATGGGCGATGCCTATATTATCGTATACTCAGTGACTGACAAAGTTAGTTTTGAAAAGGCCTCTGAACTAAGGATCCAGCTAAGAAGAGCAAGGCAAACGGAAGACATTCCTATTATTCTCGTGGGCAATAAGAGCGACCTGGTCAGGTCCCGGGAAGTCTCAGTTGATG AGGGACGGGCCTGTGCCGTTGTGTTTGACTGCAAGTTCATTgagacctcagctgctcttcatcATAACGTCAAGGATCTGTTTGAAGGTATTGTTCGGCAAATTAGACTTCGCAAAGACAGTAAAGAAGACAATGCTAGAAGAATGGCCAAcacaaaaagaagagaaagcataGGCAAAAAGGCCAAGCGATTCCTTGGGAGAATTGTGGCAAAGAACAATAAGAAGATGGCtttcaaagcaaaatcaaaGTCTTGCCATGACTTATCTGTGCTTTAG